A single Meles meles chromosome 20, mMelMel3.1 paternal haplotype, whole genome shotgun sequence DNA region contains:
- the LOC123933069 gene encoding olfactory receptor 24-like encodes MEPKNQSSTSEFILLGLSENPEQETLLFALFLCMYVVMAMGNLSIILAISSDSHLHTPMYFFLANLSLVDFGLATNTVPQMLVNIQTKSKSISYPCCLTQMYFFHFFGIVDSVLIAVMAYDRFVAICHPLHYTTIMSPRLCGLLAGGPWVFSYFISLTHILLMVRLVFCGNNKIPHYFCDLTPLLRLSCTDTSVNKIFVLIVAGMVIATPFICILASYVRIIVAIMKVPSAGGRKKAFSTCSSHLSVVALLYGTTIGVYLCPSSVRTAVKEKASAVMYTAVTPMLNPFIYSLRNRDLKGALKKLVSKKLISSS; translated from the coding sequence ATGGAACCAAAGAATCAATCCAGCACGTCTGAATTCATCCTCCTGGGACTTTCAGAAAATCCAGAGCAGGAGACTCTTCTTTTTGCTCTGTTCCTCTGCATGTATGTGGTCATGGCCATGGGAAATCTTTCAATCATCCTGGCCATCAGCTCTgactcccacctccacacccccatgtacttcttcttAGCCAACCTGTCTTTGGTTGATTTTGGTCTGGCCACCAACACAGTCCCCCAGATGCTGGTGAATATCCAAACCAAAAGCAAGTCAATCTCCTATCCCTGCTGCCTGACTCAGATgtactttttccatttctttggaattgTTGACAGTGTCTTAATTGCTGTGATGGCTTATGACAGGTTTGTGGCTATATGTCACCCCTTACACTACACCACCATCATGAGTCCGCGTCTCTGTGGCCTGCTGGCTGGTGGCCCATGGGTATTTTCTTACTTTATCTCCCTCACTCATATCCTCTTGATGGTGCGCCTGGTTTTCTGTGGGAACAACAAGATTCCTCACTACTTCTGTGACCTCACTCCCCTTCTCAGGCTTTCTTGCACTGACACCTCTGTGAACAAGATCTTTGTACTCATTGTGGCTGGGATGGTGATAGCCACGCCTTTCATCTGCATCCTGGCCTCCTATGTTCGCATCATTGTGGCCATCATGAAGGTCCCCTCTgcaggaggcaggaagaaagcCTTTTCCACCTGCAGCTCCCACCTGTCTGTGGTTGCTCTCCTTTATGGGACCACCATTGGGGTCTATTTGTGTCCTTCCTCTGTGCGCACAGCTGTGAAGGAGAAAGCCTCTGCTGTGATGTACACTGCGGTCACCCCCATGCTGAACCCCTTTATCTATAGCCTGAGGAACAGAGATCTGAAGGGTGCCCTGAAGAAGCTTGTcagtaaaaaattaatttcatcttccTGA